The DNA segment ACCAGACACATCTCCTTTCATATAGTTAGCCATCGTTCTTGCACTATTCTCCACATCACCAGATACCGTACTGATGGCATTGGTTACAGAGGTGTTCGATTGTTTACCGACAGGCATCACAACCTCTCCATAATTCGTTTTAAAACCTTCCTCGTACAAATAAATTTCTAATTCCATTCTTCCTTTCAAAGCTACTTCGAGATAGCCATAAAAAGGAGCTTCAACCATTAGCGTAGCTGTATAATTAGGAACATCGATACTAAAATCACCTTCTTCTCCGGTAAAAGTCGATGAAAAGGCAGATACAGAAACATTTGCACCAACCACCGGTTCTCCGGAAGCTGCATCTATAACCTTACCTGTTACCTTAAGAACATTTACCTCTTGTGCATCCAACCCCAAAAGAGAGATGCAAAACATAAATATCACTAAAGTGTATATATGTCTGAGCTTTATCACAAAAATATTGTTCATATCTATTATCTATTATTTTTATCTATTCTGCCGGAACCAACTCTATATAATCAATACCGACCATTCTATCGTATAGTACAACTGCAGCATCTTCCACATCCATCATCACTTTCACTTTTACATGGTAATTATTGGATGCCTCATCATCTATGTACACAGGTATATCATAAGTATCACCAATTTTCACTCGTTCATCCAAATAGTTATTAATGGGATCTTCCGGCACTATTTCATATTCAGAAGTTCCATCTGGTCCTGTAATACTTACTTTAAATTTTAACAAGGTTTCTTTGGTTGCACCCACTGGTGAATACTTAATATATAGATCGTATTTAGCTGCCAGAACATTACTAAATGACACTTCAAAGAAATTATTGTCATCATTTAAAGATTCTCCAATAAATATAATTTTATTGGTAAAAAGTCCTGAAGCAGAAACATCATATACCTTATTGATAGTCAAATCAGAAAGAGAACCAACCTCTCTACGATCTGTATTTTCCACTTCATATCTCACTGGTTTATAAATCAAATCTTTAGGATCAAAAGAATAACTTTCGGGCATAAACAAATTTCCATTGCTTAAAACCACCTCATTCGCTAGTAGAGACTGATCAACAAATAAGCTATTTCCATAGGTATTGGTGAGATAACCACTGGTATGTATGTCGGTATCGATCCATGGAAAATTAAGGTTATTATATATTGTTTCGTTGGTACGGTTTTTAACCACCTCTACATCAGGGTGTGTAAAATAAGGACTGATAAGACCATATGCATCATTGTACACATCATCACTTAAGGCGATCAGACTATAACGTTCTTCTTCAGAGTCCAAATCACCAATAAGATTAAAGTAACTATTTGATTCTACAAAAACCGAATCGTAAACTGTTTGCCCCAAACTATTCTGTCCTACAACTACACTATTTAAAGTATCAAACAAAGTAACATTATACTGGGCTAAATACTCATTCATTACAGTAAAATCATCTGAATTAGTAAAATAGCTCCATATATTCTCTCGCACTAGAGCCACATCACTAATTTTATGAATAATTCCATTGCTACATAAATTATCATTAGAAACCACATCAACACCAGAAAAACTACCTGTTTCTTCGTCGTTTAAATATTCGATATATTTATTATTAAGCACCTTAACCAAGCCATTTTCAATTTGACTCGTTGAAGCAAAAGAAAAGGTACTAATATGGTTTCCTATCAAATCCATCAATCTTTCCGGATCATTTAGTATTTCTGAAGGTACGCTACTGAAGGCCTCGTTGACCGGTGCCCAAACCGTATAAGCCTGATCATCCATTATAAGCTTATCAAACCCAGTTTGAATAATCAAATCATAAAAAGTACTTAACTCTGGATCCGCTCCAATGAAGGCTAGCAAATCGGTATCCAACCTATTATCACTTTGCTCATAATGGTCGTCCCATTGCTCATTCTCACAAGCTCCCAAGGCAAGAATCACCATCAGAGAAAGCAAACTATGTAATATTATTTTATTCATATGTTTAAATTTAATTTTCAATTGTCATAAGGAACTCGTCAAGATTACTCATTTACCTGTGTAAAGCAATTCCCTTGACTTGTTTCATCTGTTACTTGACCATTCGTGGTAAATAGAGAAAACAAGCAGGCCATTACAATGCGGTAATATTTACCTGCTTGTTATATAACATTAAAGTTTTAGTTTAATCAACTGGTATAAATTCAAAATAGTCGAGCGGTATCCCTCCACTTTTAACAGCCACCAACTTAATGGTATGGCGTTTTTGCTCCGGACACAGTAGCTCCCTGGTTACCACGCGCCTTAAAGTGTTAGCTTGATCACTCTGTTTGTCACCATTTTTATTGGTAATAGATTCCAATCCCATACGCCAACCATTTGCTTCCATAGCAATAGAGTCGGGATAACCAATATTAGCACCTTTAGTCGTTAAATCATAAATAGAACCAATGGGCTCATCATCCCAGTAAACCTGAAACTTACCCCTTGCATTGTTACCTCCATTAGCACAAATCAAGAATTCGTATTTACCTTTAGCTAATATGGGCGTTTTAAATTCGTACCAAACGCAACCACCCAAGTCGAAAATATTCCAATTCAAATTTTTGTAGCTTGAACCAGCCAAAAAACGGTTTGTATTTGATGATGGATACCAATCCACATCCTGATATGCATCAGCCGTAACCTTATTTTTATTTCTAACAGTTTTAGATATCACTTCAGGCTGTTCCGATACAGGATCAAACAAAATATGTTTAGCCTTAGGAATAAAAATATCCATTAAGGTATCCACGGTGTGATAAACACCATTTTTAGCCGGATAATTACTATAATCGCTCACCAATGATACCCAAGTTTCTATTTCCTGGCCTGTTTCCGATTCATTAATTTTCAGTACATCATCCAGCTTATCCACTTTAATGGCATTCTTTTCTAAAACAGTACTCAGATACCCTTCTTCAGGCATATCAATAGTATATAAAAAAGAAGCTGTGGCATGGTAAGCTACAAAACGGTTTAAACCATTATTGACATCCTCATAATCTGAATCCTCAGCATATTTAGCAGCTAAATCGTCAAAGGAGTTAATACCAGACAAGGCAAAAACAGAGTCTGTTTCAGCAAAAATGGTATAATTAATTTTATTTCCACTTTCTCCAATAATAACTGAAAAATCATCATACAATCCAGTTTTCTTTAAAGCCTCGACAAATATTGTGTGCTTCCCGGCTTTTTCAATGACTACGGGTACTGGATCAGAATAAGGGGTCAATACATTGTCTATGCTATGAATATATCCATTATCCGATCTGATATCATATTGTAATAATTTTGCTTCTCTATTTATGGTTACATTTCCAATACCGCCACCAAGCAAGTACGAGGAGGTTAAAAAATCGCCTGTATAAGTGGTATCCGGCATTCTGCCCTCCACTAATCCACTGGCACCTACGCTCTTAGCCATGGTATGAAACTTTACCAGTTCTTTAACCTCTTCAATGTGCTCCTCATTGGTGATCTCGCCTACTGAATTAACACCCCATCGCTCCTTAATATAAGGATCCAACACTTCGTTTACAGGTACAAAACAGGTATAAGATCCGTATGACTGCAAGGAGGTATAAAACCCTGTTAGGTGAAGCATTTCGACAAAAGTTGAAAATTTCTCCGGACTTGCATCCAAGGTCTGTGCAATAGTTAACTCTTCACTGATCAAGAAAGTTTTATCGTCCAGACCGTCGTCACATCCAACACCAACAACTAACATAAGAAGTATTGAACTCACTAGTAAACCTGATAATTTTATTAGCCTTTTCATGTGTTTAAATTTAATTTTAAGGCCACATAAAACTCGCCACAAAGTCATTTCTCTGTTTGAGAAACACTTTACCATGGCTCGTTTCATATGTCTAATTTATTCATTTGTCAATTAGTTAATGTAGTATGGATTCTGTTCCAAATTAGAATTCAAATTAATTTCATTCTGATAAATTGGCAAAAAGTAAGAAGCCGTATCCGAATAATAACTTTCTATAATATCAGCATTATCAGCCCCAGCTTTTATTTCAACCAATTCAGTAATCAAATATTGATCTTGGAAGCTATTTCGTCTTGCATAACGAAGTAAGTCGTACCAGCGCTTACCTTCAAAAGCAAATTCTTTTTGACGTTCCTTTAACAGGTCGTAATATAAATTATCTGCTTCAAGCGGAATACCCGTAGCACGCATATGAACCTGATTGATTAAATCATAGGCCTTTGCCTCATCTTTATTATTTTCAGATAACAAATAAGCCTCAGCTTGCATCAATAAGACGTCGGCATACCTATAAAAGATCCATGTATTATAAAATTCGGTATAACTACGGAAGGTTCCTGCCTTAGCATCAACTCCTGCATATTTAAATACGGTGCCTGTTGAACGATCATAGCTTCCTCTATTGGCACGCACATCCTCCACCTCTTCCGGAAACAGATCTTGTATTTCATCATAAGGTTTCACTTTCGGATCGAAATAATAAAAATAGCTTCTCAGAGTTGAAAAAAGATCATCAAATTGCAATTCAAAAATTCCTTCAGACGAGTTTCCTTCAAAAAATATTTGATTAAACCATTCACTCTTTTCAACCAAGCTATACTTTTGCAAGTCAATTACTTTTTGGCAAGCCTCAATACAATCGTCATATTTTTCCTGCCACAAATAAATATCGGCCAATATGGAATAAGCAGCCCCCTTGGTTAGTCTTCCTTTATCATATTTCACGCCTTCTTCATATGAAACAGGCAAATAATCAATAACAGCAAGAATATCTGATGTAATATGGTTTAACACCTCACCTTCACTACTTTTGGCTGGATAAAAATCAGCTTGATCACTTAATGTGGCTTCCGCAATCAGTGGTATTTCTTTATAGTTTTTAACCAGGAAAAAATACACCAAAGAACGCAAGGTTTGCGCCTCTGCCTTATATCTATTCAAAGCCAGTTCAGTAAAGGTAGGATCGTTTTCTTTTGCCTGATCGGCAAAAGCCAACACCATATTACAATAGTTAATAGTTTTATAAAAGTTAGTCCAGCTCACATACCCATTGGTTGGCACTAGATAATTTTTCATCATATTTTGCGCATTGTTACTGGCATCAATCGAAACCATCATCTCTGCTCTGGCTTCGCCCCAAAGTAATAAACGTTCCGTAAAACCAGACTCATTCATAGATGCATAAATACCGGCCACGGCCGAATTCACCTGCTCTTTATTTTGCCAAAACTCATCCTGAACCAGATCATCCTTAGGAGTCAACTCCAAATAATCATCACAGCTCGCAGTAAGCATCATGATAATGCCCAGTGAAACTCCGATTTTTAAAATATATTTTCGCATAATTTATTCGATTTAAAATGATAAGTTTAATCCTAAGGTAACTTGTCTTGACCTTGGTGTTTGATTGCTATCAAAACCTAAATTTTTCCAATTGCTACTTGCTCCTGTTTCTGGATCAGGACCAGTATATTTGGTGAATGTCAATAAATTTTGTCCTGTGATATATACATTGGCTCTGGTGAAGCCAATCGTTTTTAACAAGCTCTTAGGTAGATTATACTTCAGTGTAACAGATTTCAAGCGTAAAAAAGAAGCATCTTCCAAATATCTATCAGACCCCAAGTTATTCTTTGGGCTATTATAATAAGCACGAGGAATATCCGTTTCGTCTCCTTCAAACCTCCATCTTCGCAAAGTTGCCGTACTTTGATTGTCGTAACCACTCATACTTTCGGTATTCATACGAGCCAAATTAACCACATCTTGCTTATACCTAAAGTTAAAGAATATATTTAACGAAATATCCTTATAGGTAACTCTTGGACCAAACCCTCCATGTAGTTTTGTGTTAGCATTTCCAATATAAACCACATCCAGTTCATTAATATTGCCATCATGATTAATATCTGCATATCTGGCATCACCCGCTTCAAAAAGATTGGTGTTATTAAACATCATCATTTTGGCTTCACCATTCATATCGTAGATAATATCTCCATTGGCATCTCTGGCATACAAATCATCAGAAGTACTATACACACCTAAATACTTATATCCATAGAATGAACCAATGGGATTATCTTCCTGTATCCTACGCACATAACCATCTGAACCTGTAGAGAGGGCATTTCCTTCTTCCACATCCATGGCATCCGTTATCTCAACAATTTCATTGATATTTTGAGATATATTAAAATTAAAATCAAGTTTAAAGTTTTTTCTTTTCACCAGCGTACTCATCACATTAAATTCCCATCCTTTATTTTCAATGGTACCAATATTAAGATAAGCCAAAGATGAGTAACCAGAAGTAGTTGGAATACTTGTATTTTTACTTAACATATCTTCAGTCCGTTTCAAATACAGATCAAAGTCAGCATCTAACCTACCTCTGAACATACGCGCATTAAAACCAACGTTTTCTTGTGTAACAGTTTCCCATTTCAGTCCGTCTAATTCAATACTTGATGAGTATGCAGGGCGCACATCAATATAATTGTAGTCATAAGTAGAATACACATTGTATTGACCATAATTAAACCCCGGAGAATTACCATTTTTACCATAACTTGCTCTCACACTAAGTTCATCAATCCAATGAGCTGTTTTAAGAAAGCTTTCTTCATTTATTAACCATTTCGCACTAACACTTGGAAACAAGCCATAACGATTATCATCCCCAAAACGAGAACTACCCTCATAGTTTAAACCACCACCTATAATATATCTATTTTTAAACATATAGTTGAAAGCTGCACTATAGGTTAGTTGGCGATATTGTGTATATCCTGACTCAATACTATTGCCTGATCCTTCGATACGCGTATCGATAATAGGCGACTGCAACAAGGTACTAGGACTGTTACTGGTTGAAACCTTATAGGTTTGCGTAGTCTTATCGTACGTAATAAATTTGGCATTCAGAAACAAAGAGTGATCATCATTTAACTTAGGCATCCATGTTACTCTATTTTCTGTTCTAACCACAAAAAACTCACTATCCGTTTGTGAAGCTTTATTAGCGTAGGAACCTGACCAATAAGTACCTAATGCTTCTTCTGGTACAAAATGAAGGGTTTCATTGTTATTGGCATCAAAGGAAATAATACCATCGTACCTTATACTAGGTGTCACATCATACCGCACCCTAAAAGTTGGAGAGATACGATTACTCTCCACGTTATAGGTGGCTAGGTTCGCCATAGCAACTGGATTATAATAGGTAATTCCACTGCCTTGAAAAGCATCCTCCGGGGTAAAATAAGCACCTGTTGAATTACCAAATTCATCCAACTCATAGATTGATTGATTAGGCATTTTTATCAATGCTACATTCCTGATGCTAGTAGCCGATTTATCCGTCAACTGAAAAGCCTTGTCTAAGGAACCATGACTAAAAGAAAGCTCAGAAGTAATTCGTAACTTGTCAGAAACTAAATAATCTAAAATAGCTCTTGTGGTGAACAACTCATTGGCCGTACCCATCGTTGTTCCTTTCTGACTTTTATAACTGGATGAAATTCGATACATGGCCTTTTCTCCACCACCTGAAACTGAGAAGTTATGATCTTGAGTATGACCTATTTGTGTAATTTCATCTAACCAATTTATGTTATGGTTATAATAATCATACAATTCGTAAGATGGATCATACTCCACTTGAGGATACGTTCCTTTGTTTTTTCCTAACTGTAAAGTTTCCTCTTTTATTAATGTTGAATATTGATGTCCATTAAGCAATGGGATACCATCTGGTTGTTGACTCAAAGAACCTCGGAATCCATAAGAAAAAACAGCCTTTCCTGGTGTACCTCGTTTGGTAGTAATCATTAAAACACCATTGGCACCTTTAGAACCATATTGTGCGGTTGCCGCCGCATCTTTTAAAACTGATATTTCAGCAATATCGTCAGCTGACACACCTATTAAGGCCGCATACTCTTGTTCATCGGCCACGCTAAAATCAAAAGTATCATCAAATTGTGTTTCGAAAGGAATACCATTGATTACAATAAGTGGCTCAGAAGAAGTGTTCAACGAAGAAGTACCTCTAATACGTATGGACATACCTGCACCAGGGTCACCAGATTGAGCAACAATTTCAACACCACTTAACCGTCCCTGTATTTGGTCACTTAAAGACGTAGAAGACACTTCTGTAACATCCTTCATATCGATCGTTTGAACAGCCGTAGCTACCCGCTTGGGATCCATGGCAAACTCACCATCATTGACCATTTTACGGGCACTTACAACAAACTCATCAATTTGCACAGCTGTTTCATCAAGCTCCACATTGACCACTTTTTTGTTACCAGGTACCACCACTTTAGTATCTAAACCTATAAAAGAAAATGACAAAGTATTTTCAGTACTTCTAATGGTTATGGAGTAGTTACCATTAAAATCGGTAATGGTACCATTAATAAAACGATTCGAACTATTTTTCTCCGCAACAGTTACTCCCACCAAGGGTTCTCCATTATCAGATGAAGTAACCTTTCCTGTAATAGTAACACCGGACTGCGCATTCGCATCAGTCAACATTACTAAATTTCCGAGTAATACTATTGTCGCAATAAGTAATTTCAAATAATTACTTTTTTTCCGTCGACAGTTATATGTAGCACTGGGCTGACTTATATTTGTCTTTAATATATTTCTATAATTATTCATCGACTCCAAAACTTTGGATTAATATTTATTGGATTTATTCGTTTCATAGTATTGCAGCACTATTTTAAGTAACTGTCTATTTCATGTACCACTACACGTTTCGTGAAAAGATTGGTAATTCCAGAAGTCTGCGCCACCATTTCTTTTGTATCCGAGTTCTTAATAGTTATTTGTTCATTTCCATAGTCATTTTCAATTTCAAATGTGGAATAAACAGGAACAAAATCAATTATCTCTGCGTAATAAAGTGTTTTATACTCACCCGAAGTAATACCATCAGTGGGTATAGGATGTTGGACAAAATGTAACTTAACAAAATTAAGTAATTGCTCTGATGCAATTGCTCTATCAAGTTCACTAAGGCTATTTAGGTAAGCGGGATCCGGATTTGGAATAACACCATCTTCAACTGCTTTCAGAACTGCATCGTCATTGGGAGCAAACAATGTATATGTTTTTCTAAGATCTAAGAAGTTGATCAAGCTGGCTCCAGAATAAGTAGTGAGGCTCAATTTAGCACCGGCTCCATCAATAGCCATTAAAAATTGAGAAAAGTTAGATGTATTTGCCAAAGCATCATACGTAAAATCCGATGGCGGATTTACAAATTTATCGGTAGCATAAAATTTACCATTGGATAACTCAGTGATCTGATCAAATCCAACATACTCATCATTAAGGATATCTCCTCCGCCTTGCACACGGGTACCATCAAAATATACAAACTCACCTTTTTTAGTTTGGTAATAATTAGGTTGATCCAAACTAGCTTCGATCATCTGATTTAGCACAATATCATTGATAGTCTCTTGAACATAACTCATTTCTGTACTACTAGGTGTTGCACTAGTTGGGTCCGGATATACCCTGTTATTAGAATCATCAGGATCACCAGTCACCGACATATATATTACAGACATATCCTCTGTATACCCCTCAATCGTAATCTTTCTACTAGTACTATTGGGGTCAGGAATATTCACCCACTGGTCATTTCTAATTCCCAAGATAGAAAAATCGATACCCGTACCTTTTAAGGTATTATCCAAGCCCATATCTTTAATAGCACTTAGCATTACAGAATAGTCCTCATCAAGTACCAATGGTCCATATACGGTTGCAAAGCTAGTTGTTGGATAAATTTTATTCACCCCAACAAATAGGCCGTTACTACAAAATTTTGTGTCCACCACATCAGCCTCGGTCATATGTACAGGCTCTAAACCCACATTATAGGTTTCAGAAAACTGACTAGGACATACTTCCCAAAACTGGGTGAAAAAGTTAACATTCAAGAATATGGCCAATACATCCAAAGGCATATCATCATAAGAATCGTAGTTTTTAGCCAGCTCGTTATCTTGTTGTAAATAATCTATTAAAGCCTCATTTGTTGGCACCAACAAACCAGTTGCATCAGCCTCTGTACGATCCACATTATTAATTAACTTAGGCATTATTTCGTCACTTGGATCAAAAGCCAGGTAATTATTGGAAATTCCAGTTTGGTAACGAATTTGAAACAGAGAGTCCTCGGCTCCAGTATATGGATTTTCTTCCATACCCATATATTGGAAATACCCAAAACGATCCAGCATATTTTTAAACATACTGTACTTACCTCCATACTCTTCGGAACTTAAATTTTGATATAAATTTGGCTTGGGCTCCAGTACTTTATCCAAAGCATATATTAAACCATTCTCAGCAACGATCTCAGCTTCTGTAACCTCCGAATCGAAAACTCGCATTTCTCCCTCTTCCAATTCTCTCTCTCCAGGAAACATATAAGTATAATCACTTCGTTCTATCGCATTTTTTTCAGAATCAATGTAAAGATCTAAGAAGTAGTTTGTAGTCTTACGTCTCGTTCTACTTTTATCCACCAAATATTCTTTGTTCTGTACTTCCTGTAAATAAGGATAATCACTCCCCTTTACTATCTCCAAGGAATCCGTATATAAGGTATAACGTCTAAAACTATTCCCTGCATACCAACCATTACTATAAAAAGTTAAGGTTGTCATATTATAGGAATCTATGATTAAGGAATATTTAACAATATCTTCAACCTTGTACTGAGGCATATCTGCTACGGAACTATATCCTTTGGCCTGAAAGTAAGCATCAAAAGCATCGTCCGTGGGCGCAAACGAAGTCCATGAACCTCCTGTTTTAAGGGCTTCAGCATACTCTGTTCTATCTAAACATTGCAGGTAATGACTAAAATTACCCATACTCTCTAATTGCTGATATACAGGCCCAGCAAGCGTAGTAGGCCGATCGAATTCCTCATCATCCGGTCTACAACCTCCAGATGAAATAAGCAATCCAAACATGCATATCAGAAACAAATTTTGAATTTTTCTCATGATATTTATTATAAATAGATTTAAGTGCTACAGGCAAATCAAAATTGCACTGTTTGATTTATTGTCTTTAAGTTTTTTTAATGATTTACATAAATATTTAGGCTATTTACGAAATCTTAACATTTCAAATTTATATAGGCTTACCAATTGTGAGTATTGAATATGTTTCAAATACTATTAGAAATGTTGTATGGAAATGAACAAGTTAAAGACAAACCCTATATTAGACTAACATTCAACCAAATACAATTTCATCCATAAGGGAATTAATATTTAAATTTCATTGTTATTTTTTAACATTTAATCTATATGATAAAAACTTACTAGTATAACCCATACGCAGAAACTTATCCTTTGCATTAGAACATATATAAAATCAATACGTGCACATGATAAAATTGCAGCAGGCAAACCAAAATAGAAATTTGGCAAGCAATACAGCATTTTGAATATAGGACAGCAGAAGTTCAAATGCATTAAAACTTTGTCATGAGAATTAAAACTGCTGTCAATCTGTGTTTTTTAAAGATCAAATAGAACAATGATCACATCAAAAAAGCAAAATCCTAAACACAACTAGGACTACTCAACTATAATAACCAGCCATCGTAAAGCTCTCTCGCCAACGCCGGCCACAGCAATTGTTCTGGCCAACCCTGCGGTTGTTTTATTAGTGGTTGGGTATTCAAATGCGGATTTTTA comes from the Saccharicrinis fermentans DSM 9555 = JCM 21142 genome and includes:
- a CDS encoding fasciclin domain-containing protein, encoding MNKIILHSLLSLMVILALGACENEQWDDHYEQSDNRLDTDLLAFIGADPELSTFYDLIIQTGFDKLIMDDQAYTVWAPVNEAFSSVPSEILNDPERLMDLIGNHISTFSFASTSQIENGLVKVLNNKYIEYLNDEETGSFSGVDVVSNDNLCSNGIIHKISDVALVRENIWSYFTNSDDFTVMNEYLAQYNVTLFDTLNSVVVGQNSLGQTVYDSVFVESNSYFNLIGDLDSEEERYSLIALSDDVYNDAYGLISPYFTHPDVEVVKNRTNETIYNNLNFPWIDTDIHTSGYLTNTYGNSLFVDQSLLANEVVLSNGNLFMPESYSFDPKDLIYKPVRYEVENTDRREVGSLSDLTINKVYDVSASGLFTNKIIFIGESLNDDNNFFEVSFSNVLAAKYDLYIKYSPVGATKETLLKFKVSITGPDGTSEYEIVPEDPINNYLDERVKIGDTYDIPVYIDDEASNNYHVKVKVMMDVEDAAVVLYDRMVGIDYIELVPAE
- a CDS encoding fasciclin domain-containing protein, with the translated sequence MKRLIKLSGLLVSSILLMLVVGVGCDDGLDDKTFLISEELTIAQTLDASPEKFSTFVEMLHLTGFYTSLQSYGSYTCFVPVNEVLDPYIKERWGVNSVGEITNEEHIEEVKELVKFHTMAKSVGASGLVEGRMPDTTYTGDFLTSSYLLGGGIGNVTINREAKLLQYDIRSDNGYIHSIDNVLTPYSDPVPVVIEKAGKHTIFVEALKKTGLYDDFSVIIGESGNKINYTIFAETDSVFALSGINSFDDLAAKYAEDSDYEDVNNGLNRFVAYHATASFLYTIDMPEEGYLSTVLEKNAIKVDKLDDVLKINESETGQEIETWVSLVSDYSNYPAKNGVYHTVDTLMDIFIPKAKHILFDPVSEQPEVISKTVRNKNKVTADAYQDVDWYPSSNTNRFLAGSSYKNLNWNIFDLGGCVWYEFKTPILAKGKYEFLICANGGNNARGKFQVYWDDEPIGSIYDLTTKGANIGYPDSIAMEANGWRMGLESITNKNGDKQSDQANTLRRVVTRELLCPEQKRHTIKLVAVKSGGIPLDYFEFIPVD
- a CDS encoding RagB/SusD family nutrient uptake outer membrane protein, which produces MRKYILKIGVSLGIIMMLTASCDDYLELTPKDDLVQDEFWQNKEQVNSAVAGIYASMNESGFTERLLLWGEARAEMMVSIDASNNAQNMMKNYLVPTNGYVSWTNFYKTINYCNMVLAFADQAKENDPTFTELALNRYKAEAQTLRSLVYFFLVKNYKEIPLIAEATLSDQADFYPAKSSEGEVLNHITSDILAVIDYLPVSYEEGVKYDKGRLTKGAAYSILADIYLWQEKYDDCIEACQKVIDLQKYSLVEKSEWFNQIFFEGNSSEGIFELQFDDLFSTLRSYFYYFDPKVKPYDEIQDLFPEEVEDVRANRGSYDRSTGTVFKYAGVDAKAGTFRSYTEFYNTWIFYRYADVLLMQAEAYLLSENNKDEAKAYDLINQVHMRATGIPLEADNLYYDLLKERQKEFAFEGKRWYDLLRYARRNSFQDQYLITELVEIKAGADNADIIESYYSDTASYFLPIYQNEINLNSNLEQNPYYIN
- a CDS encoding SusC/RagA family TonB-linked outer membrane protein; amino-acid sequence: MKLLIATIVLLGNLVMLTDANAQSGVTITGKVTSSDNGEPLVGVTVAEKNSSNRFINGTITDFNGNYSITIRSTENTLSFSFIGLDTKVVVPGNKKVVNVELDETAVQIDEFVVSARKMVNDGEFAMDPKRVATAVQTIDMKDVTEVSSTSLSDQIQGRLSGVEIVAQSGDPGAGMSIRIRGTSSLNTSSEPLIVINGIPFETQFDDTFDFSVADEQEYAALIGVSADDIAEISVLKDAAATAQYGSKGANGVLMITTKRGTPGKAVFSYGFRGSLSQQPDGIPLLNGHQYSTLIKEETLQLGKNKGTYPQVEYDPSYELYDYYNHNINWLDEITQIGHTQDHNFSVSGGGEKAMYRISSSYKSQKGTTMGTANELFTTRAILDYLVSDKLRITSELSFSHGSLDKAFQLTDKSATSIRNVALIKMPNQSIYELDEFGNSTGAYFTPEDAFQGSGITYYNPVAMANLATYNVESNRISPTFRVRYDVTPSIRYDGIISFDANNNETLHFVPEEALGTYWSGSYANKASQTDSEFFVVRTENRVTWMPKLNDDHSLFLNAKFITYDKTTQTYKVSTSNSPSTLLQSPIIDTRIEGSGNSIESGYTQYRQLTYSAAFNYMFKNRYIIGGGLNYEGSSRFGDDNRYGLFPSVSAKWLINEESFLKTAHWIDELSVRASYGKNGNSPGFNYGQYNVYSTYDYNYIDVRPAYSSSIELDGLKWETVTQENVGFNARMFRGRLDADFDLYLKRTEDMLSKNTSIPTTSGYSSLAYLNIGTIENKGWEFNVMSTLVKRKNFKLDFNFNISQNINEIVEITDAMDVEEGNALSTGSDGYVRRIQEDNPIGSFYGYKYLGVYSTSDDLYARDANGDIIYDMNGEAKMMMFNNTNLFEAGDARYADINHDGNINELDVVYIGNANTKLHGGFGPRVTYKDISLNIFFNFRYKQDVVNLARMNTESMSGYDNQSTATLRRWRFEGDETDIPRAYYNSPKNNLGSDRYLEDASFLRLKSVTLKYNLPKSLLKTIGFTRANVYITGQNLLTFTKYTGPDPETGASSNWKNLGFDSNQTPRSRQVTLGLNLSF
- a CDS encoding fasciclin domain-containing protein encodes the protein MRKIQNLFLICMFGLLISSGGCRPDDEEFDRPTTLAGPVYQQLESMGNFSHYLQCLDRTEYAEALKTGGSWTSFAPTDDAFDAYFQAKGYSSVADMPQYKVEDIVKYSLIIDSYNMTTLTFYSNGWYAGNSFRRYTLYTDSLEIVKGSDYPYLQEVQNKEYLVDKSRTRRKTTNYFLDLYIDSEKNAIERSDYTYMFPGERELEEGEMRVFDSEVTEAEIVAENGLIYALDKVLEPKPNLYQNLSSEEYGGKYSMFKNMLDRFGYFQYMGMEENPYTGAEDSLFQIRYQTGISNNYLAFDPSDEIMPKLINNVDRTEADATGLLVPTNEALIDYLQQDNELAKNYDSYDDMPLDVLAIFLNVNFFTQFWEVCPSQFSETYNVGLEPVHMTEADVVDTKFCSNGLFVGVNKIYPTTSFATVYGPLVLDEDYSVMLSAIKDMGLDNTLKGTGIDFSILGIRNDQWVNIPDPNSTSRKITIEGYTEDMSVIYMSVTGDPDDSNNRVYPDPTSATPSSTEMSYVQETINDIVLNQMIEASLDQPNYYQTKKGEFVYFDGTRVQGGGDILNDEYVGFDQITELSNGKFYATDKFVNPPSDFTYDALANTSNFSQFLMAIDGAGAKLSLTTYSGASLINFLDLRKTYTLFAPNDDAVLKAVEDGVIPNPDPAYLNSLSELDRAIASEQLLNFVKLHFVQHPIPTDGITSGEYKTLYYAEIIDFVPVYSTFEIENDYGNEQITIKNSDTKEMVAQTSGITNLFTKRVVVHEIDSYLK